One Phocaeicola dorei genomic region harbors:
- a CDS encoding FecR family protein encodes MNLLSLYHFFAGKASDKQKEAIKRWAESSPDNYETLCREKKIFDAGILLVDKKELSQKENAPLLYKLINYTVKIAAVVLLVVVSVTIYKYQELVKKSEVLQTILVPAGQRINIILPDSTFVCLNSNTKFSYPSVFATNNRKVKLDGEAYFEVSVNKNKPFYVHTSKGEIKVLGTHFNLEAYSNADVFKTSLFEGKVRVRVKGNNIYLKPDQMVCYHKNGKIHLETIHDYDQYRWREGLICIKSAKFKDIMKTFTKYFGDSIVVQNKEVEHYKYTGKFRQSRGVINALRLLQKDAPFTIEQDEDKQIIYIK; translated from the coding sequence ATGAATTTATTATCGTTGTATCATTTTTTTGCAGGCAAAGCATCTGACAAGCAGAAAGAAGCTATTAAACGATGGGCTGAAAGTTCACCGGATAATTATGAGACATTATGTCGTGAAAAGAAAATATTTGATGCAGGTATTTTGTTGGTAGATAAAAAGGAACTGTCTCAAAAAGAAAATGCCCCGTTGTTATATAAGCTAATTAATTATACCGTAAAGATAGCTGCGGTTGTTCTTTTGGTTGTTGTGTCTGTTACTATTTATAAGTATCAGGAATTGGTGAAAAAATCAGAGGTATTACAAACCATACTTGTTCCTGCCGGTCAAAGAATAAACATAATTTTACCCGATAGTACGTTTGTGTGCCTTAATTCTAATACGAAATTTAGTTATCCTTCTGTTTTTGCAACAAATAATCGTAAAGTAAAGTTGGATGGAGAAGCTTATTTTGAAGTATCGGTCAATAAAAATAAGCCATTTTATGTACATACTTCAAAAGGAGAAATCAAAGTACTCGGTACTCATTTTAATTTGGAAGCTTATTCTAACGCTGATGTATTTAAGACTTCTTTGTTTGAAGGCAAAGTTCGTGTCAGAGTAAAAGGTAACAATATTTATTTGAAACCTGATCAAATGGTATGTTATCATAAAAATGGAAAAATTCATTTGGAAACCATCCACGATTATGACCAGTACCGATGGCGTGAGGGATTAATTTGTATAAAAAGCGCAAAATTTAAGGACATCATGAAAACTTTTACTAAATATTTTGGAGATAGCATTGTTGTTCAAAATAAAGAGGTGGAACATTATAAATATACAGGAAAATTTAGACAAAGTAGAGGGGTTATTAATGCGTTAAGGTTATTGCAGAAAGATGCTCCTTTTACTATAGAGCAGGATGAGGACAAACAAATTATTTATATCAAATAG
- a CDS encoding RNA polymerase sigma-70 factor, which yields MDDLLKLETETFNKLYTDYRLRFIRFAQTYIPDISIAEDIVMDTLAYYWEHRRDIKNDENILSYLLTAIKHKCLNYLRQERFHYEKNNSLSELALWELDFKISALSACDPCELYTNEVQEIVNHTLEKLPSKTRQIFFMNRYEDISYPEIAKKLFVNQKTVEYHISKALKALRAVLKDYLSFLIYLI from the coding sequence ATGGATGATCTATTAAAGTTGGAAACAGAAACTTTTAATAAATTATATACTGATTACAGGTTACGGTTTATTCGTTTTGCGCAAACTTATATTCCCGATATTTCTATAGCTGAAGATATTGTGATGGACACTTTAGCTTATTATTGGGAACATCGAAGAGATATAAAGAACGATGAGAATATATTAAGTTATCTTTTAACGGCTATAAAGCATAAATGCTTGAACTATTTAAGACAGGAACGCTTTCATTATGAAAAGAATAATTCTTTGTCTGAACTTGCTTTATGGGAATTGGATTTTAAGATATCAGCATTATCGGCATGTGATCCTTGTGAATTGTATACTAATGAGGTGCAAGAGATTGTAAATCATACGCTTGAAAAATTGCCATCAAAAACTCGACAGATTTTTTTTATGAACAGATATGAAGATATATCCTACCCTGAAATAGCTAAAAAGTTATTTGTGAATCAAAAAACCGTTGAATATCATATAAGTAAGGCATTAAAAGCTCTACGTGCTGTCCTCAAAGACTATCTTTCTTTTTTGATTTATCTAATTTAG